The following proteins are encoded in a genomic region of Corticium candelabrum chromosome 11, ooCorCand1.1, whole genome shotgun sequence:
- the LOC134186278 gene encoding recQ-mediated genome instability protein 1-like → MLVLNSGYATLIRYIFKVEVPLPLRFDYVYNRNILTQNMGTLPPVQTLCDLVISCWQNLSLQETSLPCLPTGLNQRERQMLQGPVCLQINNIINAGESAYSQYQRIKKLDSNLEIDFQGDRMKWEPSPKRMLILELTDGYQVIQAMEYQSIPCFNVSTVAGSKVRLRGNIPCRRGMLLLTAENVEFIGGSVENLVTENRQDKVLARALCIDCPQEENAVHDGIAGTSDFHDGDFGDLLDDLNDDDLAEVDLEQYH, encoded by the exons ATGTTGGTATTGAATTCAGGTTATGCTACACTCATCAG GTATATATTCAAAGTTGAAGTGCCTTTGCCTCTTCGTTTTGATTATGTTTATAACAGGAATATATTGACTCAAAACATG GGTACGTTGCCACCTGTTCAGACACTGTGTGATTTAGTTATTAGTTGCTGGCAAAATTTATCTCTTCAAGAAACAAGCTTGCCTTGTCTTCCGACTGGCTTGAATCAACGTGAAAGGCAAATGCTGCAAGGTCCTGTGTGTTTGCAG ATTAATAACATTATCAATGCTGGAGAATCAGCTTATTCTCAATACCAACGGATCAAGAAGTTGGATTCGAACTTGGAAATTGATTTTCAAGGAGACAGAATGAAG TGGGAACCATCACCTAAGCGGATGCTAATACTTGAACTGACAGATGGGTATCAAGTGATACAAGCAATGGAATATCAAAGCATACCATGCTTCAATGTGAGCACTGTGGCAGGATCAAAA GTGCGTTTGCGTGGTAATATTCCATGCAGGCGAGGTATGTTGCTGCTAACTGCAGAGAATGTGGAGTTCATTGGTGGCTCTGTTGAAAATCTTGTGACAGAAAATCGGCAAGATAAAGTATTAGCAAGAGCCTT ATGCATTGACTGTCCACAAGAGGAGAACGCTGTTCATGATGGCATTGCTGGTACTTCTGACTTTCATGATGGCGACTTTGGAGACTTACTTGATGATTTAAATGATGATGATTTAGCTGAAGTAGATCTAGAACAATACCATTAA